The following are encoded together in the Syntrophorhabdaceae bacterium genome:
- a CDS encoding DUF2071 domain-containing protein — MYYNRVTMNIIPPFNVKMELHDLLYLSYLVPEERLRPYVPRQIAFAFTGEGRTVLSFVIFHCRNVGISFLPIARFAYDQVNIRTYVIDPLTGTPAVLFLKSGITSRFVSMATNILGIPWHFVSLAIVAGYDGNGLTRYNAEGRWERDFRVNLEAGAEPVVKGPFVSSHEAARSLMGPQTGFFIIPSGLARIEVKHPEAEPFFARISHMEFPLSLRLGLLSEDDLTTPFNAIVVAKAHFVVSMPPIILHPGD, encoded by the coding sequence ATGTATTATAATCGAGTGACTATGAATATTATCCCTCCCTTCAACGTAAAGATGGAGTTGCACGACCTCCTTTACCTCTCCTATCTGGTGCCGGAGGAACGGCTCAGGCCCTATGTCCCTCGCCAAATCGCCTTCGCCTTCACCGGCGAGGGCAGGACGGTCCTCTCCTTCGTCATTTTTCATTGCAGGAATGTGGGCATCTCCTTCCTCCCCATTGCCCGTTTCGCCTACGATCAGGTGAATATTCGCACCTATGTGATCGACCCCCTCACAGGAACGCCCGCAGTCCTCTTCCTGAAAAGCGGCATCACTTCCCGCTTCGTCTCCATGGCAACGAATATTCTCGGCATTCCCTGGCATTTTGTCTCCCTGGCCATCGTTGCCGGATATGACGGAAACGGACTCACCCGCTACAATGCGGAAGGCCGCTGGGAAAGGGATTTCCGCGTGAATTTGGAGGCAGGGGCGGAACCGGTGGTGAAAGGCCCGTTTGTGAGCTCCCATGAAGCCGCCCGGTCACTCATGGGTCCCCAAACAGGTTTCTTCATCATTCCTTCCGGCCTTGCCCGCATCGAAGTGAAACACCCCGAGGCCGAGCCGTTCTTTGCAAGAATTTCTCATATGGAGTTTCCTTTGTCCCTTCGCCTGGGGCTCCTGTCCGAGGACGATCTGACCACGCCCTTCAACGCGATCGTCGTGGCGAAAGCCCATTTTGTCGTCTCCATGCCGCCCATTATCTTGCACCCGGGTGATTGA
- a CDS encoding pyridoxamine 5'-phosphate oxidase family protein, with product MNLSEYFENATGRGVLATSGPEGRVDVAVYSRPHFIDEETVAYIMTDRLTHENLQSNPYGAYIFIESGAKFEGKRLYLKKLKEETDPEIIDKMRWRKTYVIPEEQKGEKRFVVFFKIEKVLNLIGAGQ from the coding sequence ATGAATTTGAGCGAGTATTTTGAGAACGCGACGGGAAGGGGCGTTCTCGCCACCTCGGGGCCTGAGGGCAGGGTGGATGTGGCGGTCTATTCCCGACCCCATTTTATCGATGAGGAGACGGTTGCTTATATCATGACCGACCGGCTCACCCACGAAAATCTCCAGTCGAACCCTTACGGAGCCTACATCTTTATTGAATCGGGAGCGAAATTCGAGGGCAAACGGCTTTATCTCAAGAAACTAAAGGAGGAGACCGATCCGGAAATTATAGACAAGATGAGATGGAGGAAGACCTATGTGATTCCCGAAGAACAAAAGGGAGAGAAGAGGTTCGTCGTCTTCTTCAAGATCGAGAAGGTGCTCAACCTTATCGGTGCGGGCCAATAG
- a CDS encoding PAS domain S-box protein, with amino-acid sequence MDIAETLSLYRETIVDRWVRRVHKEISPFYSARPLEELFATVSETADAYFSALVNHDFTTIDGVVRKIGRMRADQSFPLSDVQKAFDVYRSVVTPILLKELDYPVTIQVLENLNLCLSRTVCSFSDFYQALPENRKRETGNNGNIGSSSVSYRNGEMEKDPEVRDGQSEERYRIAIERSNDGVSLVRDGRHIYVNQKFMDIFGYSRPEDIIGKSIERTLHPDDRGMVVKFHGDRQRGSYAPSRYEFKGIRQDGAAIYLEASVSETAYLGEPTTLAYLRDITDRKKSELQLDQERETFFSVLQNAPYGIFLHGSKGATLFVNPQATAITGYTMADIPTGTDWFTLAYPDEAYRNEILEKWHRSVKENTFDGTFNACCKDGETRELEFRSFRLPDGKTVSMFQDNTLRRQAEEDRARLEAELRQSQKMEAVGQLAGGIAHDFNNILTVLIGFSNLLQMKMKEDDPLRRYVDQIRVTSERAVNLTQSLLVFSRKQTIELKPQKINTLISGVQDLLLRLLREDVELVVRLPEKSVSVLADTTQIEQVLLNLTTNAQDAMPEGGKLRIEVKETEVNRKTANALGLRKPGRYGVISLTDTGIGMDGKTKEKIFEPFFTTKAAGRGTGLGLSIVYGIVKQHNGYITVSSKPAKGSTFYIYLPVVETQAEEGQQGLRQIAAGNETVLVAEDDREVRYLTREILKQAGYGVIEAVDGEDAVRKFAENREAIALIILDVVMPKKNGKQVYEEIAEIRPDIKALFVSGYTGDVVLEKGVPGRTADFISKPVAPDELLLRVRNVLDRVPYGAETV; translated from the coding sequence TTGGACATTGCAGAAACACTCAGTCTGTATCGCGAGACAATTGTCGATAGGTGGGTTCGCCGGGTCCACAAAGAGATAAGCCCTTTCTACTCGGCGAGACCCCTCGAGGAGCTTTTCGCCACGGTCTCCGAAACTGCCGATGCCTATTTCAGCGCGCTGGTAAACCATGACTTTACTACGATCGACGGCGTGGTTCGAAAGATCGGAAGGATGCGGGCGGACCAGTCCTTCCCCTTGTCGGACGTGCAGAAGGCTTTTGACGTCTATAGGTCGGTAGTAACTCCTATCCTTTTGAAGGAGCTCGACTATCCCGTGACGATTCAAGTTTTAGAGAATCTCAATCTCTGCCTCAGCCGGACGGTATGCAGCTTCAGTGATTTTTATCAGGCCCTGCCCGAGAACCGTAAACGGGAAACAGGCAATAACGGGAATATTGGGTCCTCTTCCGTCAGTTACCGGAATGGAGAGATGGAGAAAGATCCTGAGGTGAGAGACGGGCAATCGGAGGAGCGCTACCGTATTGCGATCGAACGTTCCAATGACGGGGTCTCGCTCGTGAGAGACGGCCGCCATATCTATGTAAACCAGAAATTTATGGACATTTTCGGATATTCGCGGCCCGAAGATATCATAGGAAAATCGATAGAAAGAACCCTTCATCCCGACGACCGGGGGATGGTGGTAAAATTCCACGGGGACAGGCAGAGAGGCTCCTATGCGCCGTCACGCTACGAGTTTAAGGGCATCCGTCAGGACGGAGCTGCTATTTACCTGGAGGCATCGGTGTCGGAGACGGCGTACCTCGGGGAGCCTACCACTCTCGCCTATTTGAGGGATATTACAGACAGGAAGAAATCGGAGCTTCAATTGGACCAGGAGCGGGAAACCTTTTTCTCCGTCCTCCAGAACGCACCCTATGGAATATTCCTCCATGGAAGCAAAGGGGCCACGCTTTTCGTAAACCCTCAGGCGACGGCGATTACCGGATATACGATGGCCGACATCCCCACGGGCACGGACTGGTTTACTTTGGCATACCCCGATGAAGCATACAGGAACGAGATCCTCGAGAAGTGGCACAGAAGCGTGAAGGAGAACACCTTCGACGGCACCTTCAATGCATGCTGCAAAGACGGTGAGACAAGGGAGCTCGAATTCAGGAGCTTTAGGCTTCCCGACGGCAAGACGGTCAGTATGTTCCAGGACAATACCCTGCGCAGGCAAGCGGAAGAAGACAGGGCGAGACTTGAAGCCGAGCTCCGCCAATCCCAGAAGATGGAGGCGGTGGGCCAGCTCGCCGGCGGCATTGCCCATGATTTCAATAACATCCTCACCGTACTGATCGGATTCAGCAATCTCCTGCAGATGAAGATGAAAGAGGATGACCCCCTGAGGCGGTATGTAGATCAGATACGGGTAACCTCGGAGAGGGCGGTGAACCTCACCCAAAGCCTTCTCGTTTTCAGCAGAAAACAAACAATCGAGCTTAAACCACAAAAGATAAATACCCTGATATCGGGTGTTCAGGACCTGCTCCTCAGGCTGCTTCGGGAGGATGTGGAGCTTGTGGTCCGACTTCCCGAAAAATCCGTATCCGTCCTCGCCGATACCACCCAGATCGAGCAGGTGCTCCTCAACCTCACCACCAATGCCCAGGACGCGATGCCGGAGGGAGGAAAACTGAGGATTGAGGTGAAAGAGACTGAAGTGAACCGGAAAACCGCGAATGCCCTCGGCCTCAGGAAACCGGGTAGGTATGGGGTGATATCGCTGACGGATACCGGCATCGGCATGGACGGAAAGACGAAAGAGAAGATCTTCGAGCCCTTTTTTACCACCAAAGCAGCGGGCAGGGGAACGGGCCTCGGTCTCTCGATCGTATACGGAATTGTGAAGCAGCATAACGGATATATCACAGTTTCGAGTAAACCCGCAAAAGGATCGACTTTTTATATTTACCTTCCCGTGGTCGAGACCCAGGCCGAGGAGGGGCAACAGGGATTGCGCCAAATTGCGGCGGGAAACGAAACCGTGCTTGTGGCGGAGGACGACAGGGAGGTCCGATACCTGACCAGAGAAATCCTCAAGCAGGCAGGCTATGGGGTCATAGAGGCGGTGGATGGGGAAGATGCAGTCAGGAAATTCGCGGAGAACCGGGAGGCCATAGCGCTTATCATTCTCGACGTGGTTATGCCTAAAAAGAACGGCAAACAGGTATATGAGGAGATTGCGGAGATCAGGCCGGATATCAAAGCCCTTTTTGTGAGTGGGTATACGGGCGACGTGGTCCTCGAGAAAGGGGTCCCCGGAAGGACCGCCGATTTCATTTCAAAACCCGTGGCGCCCGACGAGCTTTTGCTCCGGGTGCGGAACGTCCTCGACCGTGTTCCTTACGGGGCGGAGACAGTGTAA
- a CDS encoding Tm-1-like ATP-binding domain-containing protein: protein MAVVIMGMLDEREGVLAIVKRQIEKRGHKTLLIDISVGIGGIVPSLAPDVTCREILEPVGGTVEEVRGMMATERDKAIAVMAKGLTQKLLALHKSGDLKGVIAIAGMTGTFLSLTAMNVLPFGVPKLLISSVVAMPAYANWIAEHLGLRDITVMNTVVDTVGMNPLVRTLALNGANAISGMVESGGVLPASGRPSVAITEFDFCDEGAHYVREILEGEYDVVSFHAQGLGDRAAVDFVKQGFFEGFIDLVPAGFGEYLLGGNRATGPDRLDGAADLPIPYVLSPCGFDMISCGPFERKDKGDLLWVSRRLQERKLFLQDSVRVQARTSPEEMELIAIAVAHKLDKYKYKEMVKFVIPGKGFSALSVKGGALHDPESDTAFIETLKKSLDRRIVVTEVDEEINSRAFAAAVADAYRQALAARPLHVKAKIRYSGWAIGQSRGS from the coding sequence ATGGCGGTGGTGATTATGGGGATGCTGGATGAGAGGGAAGGGGTCCTTGCGATCGTGAAGCGGCAGATCGAGAAGCGGGGGCATAAGACCCTTCTTATCGATATCAGCGTGGGGATAGGGGGGATCGTGCCCTCCCTCGCGCCGGATGTGACCTGCCGGGAGATACTCGAACCGGTGGGCGGGACGGTGGAAGAGGTGAGGGGGATGATGGCTACCGAGAGGGACAAGGCCATTGCCGTCATGGCAAAGGGTCTCACCCAAAAACTCCTCGCCCTTCATAAATCGGGCGATCTCAAGGGTGTTATTGCCATTGCAGGCATGACCGGGACCTTTCTTTCCCTTACCGCCATGAACGTGCTGCCCTTCGGAGTCCCGAAATTACTCATTTCGAGCGTCGTCGCCATGCCTGCATATGCAAATTGGATTGCCGAGCACCTGGGGCTCAGGGATATCACGGTCATGAACACGGTGGTCGATACGGTGGGCATGAATCCCCTCGTCAGGACTCTGGCCTTGAACGGGGCCAATGCCATCTCGGGTATGGTCGAATCGGGCGGGGTCCTCCCTGCGAGCGGCAGGCCCTCAGTGGCTATCACGGAATTCGATTTTTGCGATGAAGGGGCCCACTATGTCCGGGAGATCCTGGAGGGCGAGTATGACGTGGTCTCCTTTCATGCCCAGGGCCTGGGTGACAGGGCAGCCGTCGATTTCGTAAAACAGGGTTTTTTCGAAGGTTTTATCGATCTCGTGCCCGCGGGCTTTGGCGAATACCTTCTCGGGGGGAACAGGGCTACGGGTCCGGACCGTCTGGACGGGGCCGCGGACCTCCCCATCCCCTATGTCCTTTCCCCCTGCGGCTTCGACATGATAAGTTGCGGCCCCTTCGAGAGAAAAGATAAGGGGGACCTCCTCTGGGTATCGCGCAGGCTTCAGGAGAGAAAGCTTTTCCTTCAGGATTCGGTAAGGGTACAGGCACGGACGAGCCCGGAGGAGATGGAGCTCATCGCCATTGCCGTCGCGCATAAACTCGACAAATACAAGTACAAGGAAATGGTGAAATTCGTAATTCCCGGAAAGGGATTTTCCGCGCTGAGTGTGAAAGGCGGCGCGCTCCACGACCCGGAGAGTGATACTGCATTCATAGAGACTCTGAAAAAGAGCCTCGACCGTCGCATTGTGGTAACGGAAGTAGACGAGGAGATAAACAGCCGGGCCTTTGCCGCGGCAGTGGCGGACGCATACCGACAGGCCCTGGCCGCGAGGCCCCTTCACGTTAAGGCAAAAATACGTTATTCGGGATGGGCAATAGGGCAATCGCGAGGCAGTTAA